One Pantoea trifolii DNA segment encodes these proteins:
- the tcyJ gene encoding cystine ABC transporter substrate-binding protein → MIFSPIRRQMVMGMMAVALVAGVNVKSFAAEDLLAKVKSKGELRVGLEGTYPPFSFQDEKGQLTGFEVEFAQALAQHLGVKADLRPTKWDGMLASLDSKRIDVVINQVTISPERKKKYDFSTPYTISGVQALTLKKNAATVTKPDDLAGKKVGVGLGSNYEQWLKDNVPKADVRTYDDDPTKYQDLRSGRLDAILVDRLAALDLVKKTGDTMAVAGPAFSRLESGVALRKGNDDLLKAIDSAIADMQKDGSLSKLSEKWFGADVTK, encoded by the coding sequence ATGATTTTCTCTCCTATTCGTCGCCAAATGGTGATGGGCATGATGGCGGTCGCGCTGGTTGCGGGCGTTAACGTTAAATCCTTCGCCGCAGAAGATTTGCTGGCAAAAGTAAAGAGTAAAGGCGAGCTGCGCGTCGGTCTGGAAGGCACTTATCCGCCGTTCAGTTTTCAGGATGAAAAAGGCCAGCTGACCGGCTTCGAAGTGGAGTTCGCGCAGGCGCTGGCTCAACACCTTGGCGTGAAAGCCGATCTGCGTCCGACCAAATGGGACGGCATGCTGGCCTCGCTGGATTCCAAACGTATCGACGTGGTGATTAATCAGGTCACTATTTCGCCAGAGCGTAAGAAGAAGTATGACTTCTCCACGCCGTACACCATCTCTGGCGTGCAGGCGCTGACGCTGAAGAAAAACGCGGCCACCGTCACTAAGCCAGACGATCTGGCCGGCAAGAAAGTCGGCGTCGGTCTCGGTTCCAACTACGAGCAGTGGTTGAAGGATAACGTGCCGAAAGCCGATGTGCGTACCTATGATGATGACCCAACCAAGTATCAGGACCTGCGTTCAGGCCGTTTAGATGCCATTCTGGTGGACCGCTTAGCGGCGCTGGATCTGGTGAAGAAAACCGGCGACACCATGGCGGTGGCTGGTCCGGCCTTCTCCCGTCTGGAATCAGGCGTGGCGCTGCGTAAAGGCAACGACGATCTGCTGAAAGCCATCGACTCCGCCATCGCGGACATGCAGAAAGATGGCTCGCTGAGCAAACTGTCTGAGAAATGGTTCGGCGCGGACGTCACTAAATAA
- the tcyN gene encoding L-cystine ABC transporter ATP-binding protein TcyN, which translates to MSAIEVRQLVKQFHGQTVLHGIDLDVAPGEVVAIIGPSGSGKTTLLRSINLLEVPESGRIKVGDIAIDAALGLNKQKQLVRQLRQQVGFVFQNFNLFPHRSVLENIIEGPVIVKGEPKAEAIARARSLLEKVGLHGKEESFPRRLSGGQQQRVAIARALAMRPEVILFDEPTSALDPELVGEVLNTIRALAQEKRTMVIVTHEMSFARDVADRAIFMDQGRIVEQGAAKELFTNPQQARTRQFLDKFLNQ; encoded by the coding sequence ATGAGTGCAATTGAAGTCCGTCAGCTGGTGAAACAGTTTCACGGCCAGACGGTGCTGCACGGCATCGATCTCGACGTGGCACCTGGCGAAGTGGTGGCCATTATCGGGCCAAGCGGCTCCGGTAAAACCACGCTGCTGCGCAGTATCAATTTGCTGGAAGTACCGGAAAGCGGACGTATTAAAGTCGGTGATATTGCCATTGATGCGGCGCTCGGCCTCAATAAGCAGAAGCAGCTGGTGCGCCAGTTGCGTCAGCAGGTTGGCTTTGTATTCCAGAACTTCAATCTGTTCCCGCACCGCTCGGTGCTGGAGAACATCATTGAAGGGCCGGTGATCGTCAAAGGTGAACCGAAGGCGGAAGCCATCGCGCGGGCGCGCAGTTTGCTGGAGAAAGTGGGATTGCACGGCAAGGAAGAGAGTTTTCCGCGTCGTCTTTCTGGCGGACAGCAGCAGCGTGTGGCGATTGCCCGCGCGCTGGCGATGCGTCCGGAAGTGATTCTGTTCGATGAGCCGACGTCGGCGCTTGATCCTGAGCTGGTGGGCGAGGTGCTCAACACCATTCGCGCGCTGGCGCAGGAGAAACGCACCATGGTGATCGTCACCCATGAGATGAGCTTTGCGCGTGACGTCGCGGATCGCGCCATCTTTATGGATCAGGGACGCATCGTGGAGCAGGGCGCGGCAAAAGAGCTATTCACTAATCCGCAGCAGGCGCGTACCCGGCAATTTCTCGACAAGTTTTTGAACCAGTGA
- a CDS encoding D-cysteine desulfhydrase, protein MSLHLLHQFPRLELLGAPTPLEHLPRLSDYLGRDIFIKRDDFTPVALGGNKLRKLEFLAADALREGADVLLTAGAIQSNHVRQTAAVAAKLGLKCVALLENPIGTTAENYLSNGNRLLLDLMDVEIVMVDALHNPTEQLAAQAEHLEAQGFRPYIVPVGGSNALGALGYVECAQEIAHQSEGVVDFAAVVVASGSAGTHAGLAIGLEQLLPETELVGVTVSRKVEAQLPVVERIRSALVEQLEVQAKAPITLWDDYFAPRYGEPNEEGMAAVKLLARLEGIMLDPVYTGKAMAGLIDGIAQNRFRREGPLLFVHTGGSPALFAYHPSI, encoded by the coding sequence TTGTCCTTACATCTTCTGCACCAGTTCCCACGTCTTGAATTACTCGGTGCACCTACGCCGCTTGAGCATTTGCCACGGCTTTCTGACTATCTGGGTCGCGATATCTTTATTAAGCGCGATGACTTCACGCCGGTCGCTCTCGGCGGTAACAAACTGCGTAAACTCGAATTCCTGGCTGCGGATGCGCTGCGTGAAGGCGCGGATGTGCTGCTGACGGCGGGTGCGATTCAATCTAACCACGTGCGCCAAACCGCCGCCGTGGCGGCGAAGCTCGGCCTGAAGTGCGTGGCGCTGCTGGAAAACCCGATTGGCACCACAGCAGAAAACTATCTCAGCAACGGCAACCGCTTGCTGCTCGATTTGATGGATGTGGAAATCGTCATGGTCGATGCGCTGCACAATCCCACTGAACAGCTGGCCGCGCAGGCCGAACACCTCGAAGCACAGGGATTCCGACCGTATATTGTACCGGTCGGCGGTTCTAATGCGCTCGGTGCGCTCGGCTACGTTGAGTGCGCGCAGGAGATTGCGCATCAAAGCGAAGGCGTGGTGGATTTTGCCGCAGTGGTGGTTGCTTCCGGCAGCGCCGGCACGCACGCGGGTTTGGCGATTGGTCTGGAGCAATTGCTGCCAGAAACCGAGCTGGTTGGCGTCACCGTATCGCGTAAAGTTGAGGCGCAGTTGCCGGTGGTGGAACGCATTCGTAGCGCGTTAGTCGAGCAGCTGGAAGTGCAGGCCAAAGCACCGATCACCTTGTGGGATGATTACTTCGCGCCGCGTTACGGCGAACCCAACGAAGAGGGCATGGCGGCGGTGAAACTGCTGGCGCGCCTGGAAGGCATCATGCTCGATCCGGTGTACACCGGCAAAGCGATGGCGGGATTAATTGATGGCATTGCGCAAAATCGCTTCCGTCGTGAAGGTCCGCTGCTGTTCGTGCATACCGGTGGATCGCCGGCGTTATTTGCTTATCACCCTTCGATCTGA
- the tcyL gene encoding cystine ABC transporter permease produces MQESLQLVLDSAPFLLKGALFTLQLSIGGMFFGLILGFVLALMRLSHFWPINWLARIYVSIFRGTPLIAQLFMIYYGLPQFGIELDPIPSAMIGLSLNTAAYASESLRGAIASIERGQWEAAASIGMTPWQTLRRVILPQAARTALPPLGNSFISLVKDTSLAATIQVPELFRQAQLITSRTLEVFTMYLAASLIYWVMATVLSALQNRLEAHVNRQDREGK; encoded by the coding sequence ATGCAGGAAAGCTTACAACTGGTGCTGGATTCAGCACCATTTTTACTGAAAGGCGCGCTGTTCACGCTGCAGCTGAGTATCGGCGGGATGTTCTTCGGCCTGATACTTGGCTTCGTGCTGGCGCTAATGCGTCTGTCGCACTTCTGGCCAATCAACTGGCTGGCGCGCATCTACGTGTCGATTTTCCGTGGCACGCCGCTCATCGCCCAACTGTTTATGATCTATTACGGTCTGCCGCAGTTTGGTATCGAGCTGGATCCGATTCCGTCGGCGATGATTGGTCTGTCGCTGAATACCGCCGCTTACGCTTCTGAATCACTGCGCGGCGCGATTGCCTCGATTGAACGCGGGCAGTGGGAAGCCGCTGCCAGCATCGGCATGACGCCGTGGCAAACGCTACGTCGCGTGATCCTGCCACAGGCCGCGCGCACCGCGCTGCCGCCGCTGGGCAACAGCTTTATCAGCCTGGTGAAAGATACCTCGCTGGCCGCCACAATTCAGGTGCCGGAGCTGTTTCGTCAGGCGCAGCTGATCACCTCACGGACGCTGGAGGTGTTCACTATGTATCTGGCGGCCTCGCTGATTTACTGGGTGATGGCGACCGTGCTATCGGCGTTGCAAAATCGCCTGGAAGCGCATGTGAATCGACAGGATCGGGAGGGCAAATGA
- the putA gene encoding trifunctional transcriptional regulator/proline dehydrogenase/L-glutamate gamma-semialdehyde dehydrogenase, producing MGTTTMGVKLDEATRDRIKLAAQKLDRTSHWLIKQAIFNYLEQLEAGESVPEIPQQVIDALGDEGLPEESLQPFLDFAEHILPQSVTRSAITAAWRRPETDAVPMLLEQARLPAPLAEKTHQLAYSLADKLRHQKGATGRAGMVQSLLQEFSLSSQEGVALMCLAEALLRIPDKPTRDALIRDKISNGNWQSHLGRSPSMFVNAATWGLLFTGRLVSTHNEANLSRSLNRIIGKSGEPLIRKGVDMAMRLMGEQFVTGETIAEALANARKLEEKGFRYSYDMLGEAALTASDAKAYLVSYQQAIHAIGKASNGRGIYEGPGISIKLSALHPRYSRAQYERVMDELYPILKSLTLLARSYDIGINIDAEEADRLELSLDLLEKLCFEPELEGWNGIGFVIQAYQKRCPFVIDSLIDLAQRSRRRLMIRLVKGAYWDSEIKRAQIDGLEGYPVYTRKVYTDISYLACARKLLAVPNLIYPQFATHNAHTLAAIYQLAGNNYYPGQYEFQCLHGMGEPLYEQVVGKVADGKLNRPCRIYAPVGTHETLLAYLVRRLLENGANTSFVNRIADNTLPLDELVADPVAAVEKMGVAEGAVGLPHPKIPLPRDLYGAKRANSAGLDMANEHRLASLSSALLNSASQPWIAQPLVEGELGEGVSRPVLNPAAPADVVGSVREATEAEVSDALDAAVNAGPIWFATPPQERAAILERAAEAMEGQMQQLIGLLVREAGKTYNNAIAEVREAVDFLYYYAGMVRDDFDNETHRPLGPVVCISPWNFPLAIFAGQVAAALAAGNSVLAKPAEQTPLIAAQAVQILLDAGVPKGVLQLLPGQGETVGAQLTGDERVRGVMFTGSTAVATLLQRNLAGRLDPQGRPTPLIAETGGMNAMIVDSSALTEQVVVDIVASAFDSAGQRCSALRLLCIQDDVADHTLKMLRGAMAECRMGNPERLSTDIGPVIDAEAKANIERHIQALRNKGFKVYQAAQENPQDTKEWNSGTFIKPTLIELDQVSDLDKEVFGPVLHVVRFSRNNLPQLVEQINASGYGLTLGVHTRIDETIAQVTATAKVGNLYVNRNMVGAVVGVQPFGGEGLSGTGPKAGGPLYLYRLLANRPDGALRITFDRQDAERPVDSTVRAELMRAHQALQQWAQDKPELLALCQRYDELAQAGTVRLLPGPTGERNTFTLLPREHVLCIADNAEDALTQLAAVTSVGSQALWQDDELHRALRKSLPAEVQAHVKLVKDALAAEFDAVIYHGDADQLRSVCEQVAARDGAIVSVQGFARGETNLLLERLLIERSLSVNTAAAGGNASLMTIG from the coding sequence ATGGGAACCACTACCATGGGGGTGAAGCTGGATGAAGCCACCCGCGATCGCATTAAACTGGCAGCACAGAAACTGGACCGCACATCACACTGGCTGATCAAGCAGGCCATTTTTAACTATCTGGAGCAGCTGGAAGCCGGTGAATCCGTGCCGGAGATCCCGCAACAGGTAATCGATGCGCTGGGTGATGAAGGCCTGCCAGAAGAGTCACTGCAGCCTTTCCTCGACTTCGCAGAACATATTTTGCCGCAGTCGGTAACGCGTTCAGCGATCACTGCCGCATGGCGTCGTCCTGAGACCGACGCCGTGCCGATGCTGCTGGAGCAAGCGCGCCTCCCTGCCCCGCTGGCAGAGAAAACTCATCAGCTGGCTTACAGCCTCGCCGACAAGTTGCGGCACCAGAAAGGTGCAACCGGCCGCGCGGGCATGGTGCAAAGCTTGCTGCAGGAGTTCTCGCTCTCCTCACAGGAAGGTGTGGCGCTAATGTGTCTGGCGGAGGCGTTGCTGCGTATTCCGGATAAGCCAACGCGTGATGCGCTGATCCGCGACAAGATCAGCAACGGCAACTGGCAGTCGCATCTCGGCCGCAGCCCATCGATGTTTGTCAACGCCGCCACCTGGGGCTTGCTGTTTACCGGCCGTCTGGTCTCCACCCACAACGAAGCTAACCTGTCACGTTCGCTTAATCGCATTATCGGCAAGAGCGGCGAACCGCTGATCCGTAAAGGCGTGGATATGGCGATGCGCCTGATGGGCGAACAGTTTGTTACCGGTGAAACCATCGCTGAAGCGCTGGCGAATGCGCGCAAACTGGAAGAGAAAGGTTTCCGTTACTCTTACGACATGCTGGGCGAAGCGGCGCTGACCGCCAGCGATGCCAAAGCCTATTTGGTGTCCTACCAGCAGGCGATTCACGCCATCGGCAAGGCGTCGAATGGTCGCGGTATTTATGAAGGTCCGGGCATCTCGATTAAACTGTCGGCGCTGCATCCGCGCTACAGCCGCGCGCAGTATGAACGCGTGATGGACGAGCTTTATCCGATTCTCAAATCCCTGACGCTGCTGGCGCGCTCGTATGACATCGGTATCAACATTGATGCGGAAGAAGCCGACCGCCTTGAGCTGTCGCTCGATCTGCTGGAAAAACTCTGCTTCGAGCCGGAGCTGGAAGGCTGGAACGGCATTGGCTTTGTGATTCAGGCGTATCAAAAGCGCTGTCCGTTTGTGATTGATTCGCTGATCGACCTGGCGCAGCGCAGCCGTCGCCGCCTGATGATCCGCCTGGTGAAAGGCGCGTATTGGGACAGCGAAATCAAGCGCGCGCAGATTGATGGCCTGGAAGGCTATCCGGTTTACACCCGCAAGGTGTACACCGACATCTCTTATCTGGCCTGCGCACGCAAACTGCTGGCGGTGCCGAACCTGATTTATCCGCAGTTTGCTACCCACAACGCGCACACGCTGGCAGCGATCTATCAGCTGGCGGGCAACAACTACTATCCGGGCCAGTACGAATTCCAGTGCCTGCACGGCATGGGCGAACCGCTGTACGAGCAGGTTGTCGGTAAAGTGGCCGATGGCAAACTGAATCGTCCGTGCCGTATTTATGCGCCGGTTGGCACCCACGAAACGCTGCTGGCGTATCTGGTGCGTCGTCTGCTGGAGAACGGTGCCAATACCTCGTTCGTTAACCGCATCGCCGATAACACCTTGCCACTGGATGAGCTGGTCGCCGATCCAGTGGCTGCCGTGGAGAAGATGGGCGTCGCGGAAGGTGCGGTGGGTTTACCGCATCCGAAAATCCCGCTGCCGCGCGATCTGTATGGTGCCAAGCGCGCCAACTCTGCTGGTCTGGATATGGCCAACGAACATCGTCTGGCGTCACTCTCCAGCGCCCTGCTTAACAGCGCCAGCCAGCCGTGGATTGCTCAGCCGCTGGTGGAAGGTGAATTAGGTGAAGGCGTCAGCCGTCCAGTGCTCAACCCTGCCGCGCCAGCGGATGTGGTGGGCAGCGTGCGTGAAGCCACCGAAGCCGAAGTGTCAGATGCGCTGGATGCGGCGGTGAATGCCGGTCCAATCTGGTTCGCCACGCCGCCGCAGGAACGCGCCGCGATTCTCGAGCGTGCTGCCGAAGCGATGGAAGGCCAGATGCAGCAGCTGATTGGCTTGCTGGTGCGTGAGGCCGGTAAAACCTACAACAACGCCATTGCCGAAGTGCGTGAAGCGGTCGATTTCCTTTACTACTACGCGGGCATGGTACGCGACGATTTCGATAACGAAACCCATCGCCCGCTGGGTCCGGTGGTGTGCATTAGCCCGTGGAACTTCCCGCTGGCAATCTTTGCCGGACAAGTTGCCGCTGCGCTGGCAGCCGGTAACAGCGTACTGGCGAAACCGGCGGAGCAAACTCCGCTAATCGCTGCGCAAGCGGTGCAAATTCTGCTGGATGCTGGCGTACCGAAAGGTGTGCTGCAACTGTTGCCGGGCCAGGGCGAAACCGTGGGCGCGCAACTGACTGGCGACGAACGCGTGCGCGGTGTGATGTTTACCGGTTCAACGGCGGTAGCAACGCTGCTGCAGCGCAATCTGGCCGGTCGTCTTGATCCTCAGGGTCGTCCAACGCCGCTGATCGCCGAAACCGGCGGCATGAACGCGATGATCGTGGATTCCTCGGCGCTCACCGAACAGGTGGTTGTCGATATCGTTGCCTCAGCGTTTGATAGTGCCGGTCAACGCTGCTCGGCGCTGCGTCTGCTGTGCATCCAGGATGATGTGGCCGATCACACCTTGAAAATGCTGCGTGGCGCGATGGCGGAGTGCCGCATGGGCAACCCGGAACGTCTCTCGACTGACATAGGCCCAGTGATTGATGCCGAAGCCAAAGCCAATATCGAGCGTCATATTCAGGCGCTGCGTAATAAGGGCTTCAAGGTGTATCAGGCGGCGCAGGAGAATCCGCAGGACACCAAAGAGTGGAACAGCGGCACCTTCATTAAGCCAACGCTGATTGAGCTGGATCAGGTCAGCGATCTCGATAAAGAGGTGTTTGGTCCGGTGCTACACGTAGTGCGTTTCTCGCGTAACAACTTGCCGCAGCTGGTTGAGCAGATTAACGCGTCGGGTTATGGCCTGACGCTCGGCGTGCACACGCGTATCGATGAAACTATCGCGCAGGTTACGGCGACCGCTAAAGTCGGCAACCTTTACGTGAACCGCAATATGGTGGGTGCGGTGGTTGGCGTGCAGCCGTTCGGCGGCGAAGGTTTGTCGGGTACCGGTCCGAAAGCCGGTGGCCCGCTCTATCTTTATCGCCTGCTGGCCAATCGTCCCGATGGCGCGCTGCGTATTACCTTTGATCGTCAGGATGCCGAGCGTCCGGTTGACAGTACGGTGCGTGCCGAGTTGATGCGTGCGCATCAGGCCTTGCAGCAATGGGCGCAGGATAAGCCCGAGCTGCTGGCGCTGTGTCAACGTTACGACGAACTGGCTCAGGCCGGTACGGTGCGTCTGTTGCCGGGCCCAACCGGCGAGCGCAACACCTTCACCCTGCTGCCGCGTGAACATGTGTTGTGCATTGCCGATAACGCGGAAGATGCGCTGACGCAGTTGGCGGCGGTAACCAGCGTCGGCAGCCAGGCCCTCTGGCAGGATGATGAGTTGCATCGTGCGCTGCGTAAGTCTTTACCGGCGGAAGTGCAAGCGCACGTCAAGCTGGTGAAGGATGCACTGGCGGCGGAATTTGATGCGGTGATTTATCACGGTGATGCCGATCAGCTGCGGAGTGTGTGTGAGCAGGTGGCGGCACGCGATGGCGCGATTGTTTCGGTGCAGGGCTTTGCGCGCGGCGAAACCAATCTGCTGCTGGAACGTTTGCTGATTGAGCGTTCACTGAGCGTCAATACCGCCGCAGCGGGCGGTAATGCGAGTTTGATGACCATCGGTTAA
- a CDS encoding RNA polymerase sigma factor FliA: MNDLYTADGVMDKHSLWQRYVPLVRHEALRLQVRLPASVELDDLLQAGGIGLLNAVERYDALQGTAFTTYAVQRIRGAMLDELRSRDWAPRSVRRNAREVAGAMHQVEQALGRSATEQEVAERLNVSLEEYRQILLDTNNSQLFSYDEYREEHGDSAELVTEGHEEANPLHQLLEGNLRDRVIEAIEALPEREKLVLTLYYQEELNLKEIGAVLEVGESRVSQLHSQAIKRLRARLSGAR, from the coding sequence GTGAACGATCTCTATACCGCCGATGGCGTGATGGATAAACATTCGCTCTGGCAGCGCTACGTTCCTCTGGTGCGGCATGAAGCGCTACGCCTGCAGGTACGTTTGCCAGCCAGCGTTGAGCTTGACGATCTGCTGCAGGCCGGTGGCATTGGCTTATTGAATGCCGTGGAGCGCTACGATGCGCTACAGGGCACCGCCTTTACCACCTACGCCGTGCAGCGTATCCGGGGAGCAATGCTGGATGAACTGCGCAGTCGCGACTGGGCACCACGCAGCGTTCGCAGAAATGCGCGCGAAGTAGCAGGTGCCATGCATCAGGTAGAACAAGCGTTGGGGCGCTCGGCTACTGAGCAGGAAGTGGCTGAGCGACTGAATGTTTCGCTGGAGGAGTATCGGCAGATTCTGCTCGATACCAACAACAGCCAACTCTTCTCCTACGACGAGTATCGGGAAGAACACGGCGACAGTGCGGAGCTGGTGACGGAGGGGCATGAGGAAGCCAACCCGCTTCATCAGTTGTTGGAAGGAAACCTACGTGACCGCGTAATTGAAGCGATTGAGGCGTTGCCTGAACGTGAAAAACTCGTGCTCACACTGTACTACCAGGAAGAACTGAACCTGAAGGAGATTGGCGCGGTGCTGGAAGTGGGGGAATCCCGCGTCAGCCAACTGCACAGTCAGGCGATCAAACGCCTGCGTGCCCGATTATCGGGGGCGCGCTAA
- a CDS encoding acyltransferase family protein: protein MTTARKEVLWINTLKGGCILMVVLHHSIITTFAPSLHHLTAGLLPAHWWVAFNTYLSPLRMPAFFFVSGLLAASSITKKSWKEVFTKKFSNIVYLYLLWGVIQWLSIHYISTHLGERLSSTKNAAYADTPFEFVKLLMTSMTSLWYLYALAGFFLFTKLFHKQKLALMALAIVATYAAQFSLIPGWGPASVAQNYLYFLLGVFFSQALIELSELKRQHWLMLGGIALIGLLHHVGGIYKNPFYSLLTIVFGIVLCRFLNERFNMAWLNWIGRNTLQIYVLHRIFIELLGLSAIVLAVHYGWFDNTAFSWVWALLMPITGVALCTSISLLVWTLLNRGPGRMLFLYPRLLRKSALESKSAPQQ from the coding sequence ATGACGACTGCCAGGAAAGAGGTCCTCTGGATCAACACGCTCAAAGGGGGCTGTATTTTGATGGTGGTGTTACATCACTCCATCATCACCACGTTCGCGCCTTCGCTGCATCATCTCACCGCTGGACTGCTGCCCGCACACTGGTGGGTGGCATTTAACACCTATCTGTCACCGCTGCGCATGCCGGCCTTCTTCTTTGTCTCCGGTTTGCTGGCCGCCAGTTCCATCACCAAAAAAAGCTGGAAAGAGGTGTTTACCAAGAAGTTCAGCAACATCGTCTACCTCTACCTGCTGTGGGGCGTGATTCAGTGGTTAAGTATTCACTACATCTCCACGCATCTGGGTGAACGGCTCTCTAGTACCAAAAACGCCGCCTATGCCGACACGCCGTTTGAGTTCGTGAAGCTGCTGATGACCTCAATGACCAGCCTGTGGTATCTCTACGCGCTGGCCGGATTCTTCCTGTTCACCAAGCTGTTCCACAAACAGAAGCTGGCCTTAATGGCGCTGGCGATTGTCGCCACCTACGCGGCACAATTCAGCCTGATTCCCGGCTGGGGACCTGCCAGCGTGGCGCAGAACTATCTCTACTTCCTGCTCGGCGTGTTCTTCAGCCAGGCGTTGATTGAGTTGAGTGAGCTGAAGCGTCAGCACTGGTTGATGCTGGGCGGCATTGCGCTGATCGGTCTGCTGCATCATGTCGGTGGCATCTACAAAAATCCGTTCTACAGCCTGCTGACCATCGTGTTTGGTATTGTGCTGTGCCGCTTCCTCAATGAACGATTCAATATGGCGTGGCTCAACTGGATTGGCCGCAACACGCTACAAATTTACGTACTGCACCGCATCTTTATTGAGCTGCTGGGGTTGAGTGCGATCGTGCTGGCGGTGCATTATGGCTGGTTTGACAATACCGCCTTTAGCTGGGTATGGGCGCTGTTGATGCCAATTACCGGCGTTGCGTTGTGTACCAGTATTTCTTTGCTGGTGTGGACGCTGCTCAACCGGGGGCCGGGCCGCATGCTATTTCTCTATCCGCGCCTGTTGCGTAAATCTGCGCTCGAAAGCAAAAGCGCGCCGCAGCAATAA
- a CDS encoding acyltransferase family protein, with the protein MNNARKEDIAWINTLKGACILLVVLYHTVLPGFEGTVKLLTAGWIPAEIWVQFNTVLSPLRMPAFFFVSGLLATNGILNRPWKQVFTSRITNLFYLYILWGFIQWWSIVGISTEITGQRISQNLNAAYAGSLLEFLKLTFLAMSTSWYLYGLALYFLCAKIFKQQKVALLVVAITLNYLAVEKIIPYWGPQSVAQYFLFFLLGAFWSPMMLRLSEWRRDNIVPWAILAAVSGLHVIFGLDKSLFLCILAVLFSVAACRWLNAHFKMSYLNWVGRNTLQIYVIHRIFIEFFGMSAILFAQRHHLFEQAWFSILWACFYPLAIVGICSLCSVAVWQVTNRGLGQSLFVFPTLIGLKRGKSAA; encoded by the coding sequence ATGAATAACGCCAGGAAAGAAGATATCGCATGGATAAATACCCTCAAGGGAGCCTGCATATTACTGGTGGTGTTGTATCACACCGTATTACCTGGATTCGAAGGTACGGTTAAATTATTGACGGCGGGTTGGATCCCTGCAGAAATATGGGTGCAGTTTAATACCGTATTGTCGCCGCTGCGTATGCCAGCGTTTTTCTTTGTTTCGGGTTTATTAGCTACCAACGGTATTTTAAATCGGCCGTGGAAACAGGTGTTTACCAGCCGCATCACCAACCTGTTTTATCTCTATATTCTGTGGGGCTTTATTCAATGGTGGTCGATTGTTGGCATCTCAACCGAGATCACCGGACAGCGTATTTCGCAGAACCTCAATGCGGCGTATGCCGGTTCGCTGCTGGAGTTCTTAAAGCTCACGTTCCTCGCCATGAGCACCTCGTGGTATCTCTACGGCTTAGCGCTCTATTTCCTGTGCGCCAAGATCTTTAAACAGCAGAAAGTGGCGTTGCTGGTGGTGGCAATTACGCTGAACTATCTGGCGGTGGAGAAGATCATTCCCTATTGGGGACCACAGAGCGTGGCGCAGTATTTCCTGTTCTTCCTGCTGGGGGCGTTCTGGAGCCCAATGATGCTGCGTCTCAGTGAATGGCGTCGCGACAACATTGTGCCCTGGGCGATCCTGGCCGCGGTATCTGGCCTGCACGTCATCTTTGGGTTGGATAAGAGTTTGTTCCTGTGCATCCTTGCGGTGCTGTTCAGCGTGGCGGCGTGTCGCTGGCTCAATGCACACTTCAAGATGAGTTATCTGAACTGGGTTGGGCGTAACACGCTGCAAATCTACGTGATACACCGCATCTTCATTGAGTTCTTCGGTATGTCAGCGATTCTGTTCGCCCAGCGTCATCACCTGTTTGAGCAAGCGTGGTTCTCGATACTGTGGGCCTGCTTCTATCCGCTGGCGATCGTCGGGATCTGTTCGCTGTGTTCGGTTGCGGTGTGGCAAGTGACCAATCGTGGATTGGGGCAGTCGCTGTTTGTGTTTCCAACGTTGATTGGGTTGAAGCGGGGTAAGTCTGCGGCGTGA
- the fliZ gene encoding flagella biosynthesis regulatory protein FliZ has product MGAKVKARPLSRYLKDYKHSQSNCSHCGKVLDRMALVFRGQIINKEAIARMDQMIDDQVWMKLQPELTALCRFCSDIFCNTHPNYFDIMAFKQYLFEQTEMSHSTIREYVVRLRRLDDMLKAKNFPADRLRGNSWHECLENDLPDAGNNNYRIALRKYDQFLGWQQG; this is encoded by the coding sequence ATGGGAGCCAAAGTTAAAGCCAGACCGTTAAGTCGCTATCTTAAAGACTATAAGCACAGCCAAAGCAATTGTTCACACTGTGGCAAAGTTTTAGATCGTATGGCGTTAGTCTTTCGCGGCCAGATCATCAATAAAGAGGCCATCGCACGCATGGACCAAATGATTGACGATCAGGTGTGGATGAAACTCCAGCCAGAATTGACCGCCTTGTGTCGTTTCTGCAGCGATATTTTCTGTAATACCCATCCGAATTACTTCGACATTATGGCGTTTAAGCAATACCTGTTTGAGCAGACGGAGATGAGCCACAGTACCATACGTGAGTATGTAGTACGTTTGCGTCGGCTTGATGACATGCTGAAGGCGAAAAATTTCCCGGCCGATCGTTTACGGGGCAATAGCTGGCATGAGTGTCTGGAGAACGATCTGCCTGATGCGGGCAATAACAATTACCGCATCGCACTGCGCAAATATGACCAGTTTTTAGGCTGGCAGCAGGGCTGA